In Plutella xylostella chromosome 4, ilPluXylo3.1, whole genome shotgun sequence, a genomic segment contains:
- the LOC105386308 gene encoding inosine triphosphate pyrophosphatase, with product MSQRTLTFVTGNAKKLEELKAILGNTFPLQIVNHKVDLPELQGDINEVSIKKCQEAARQLKRPVLIEDTSLCFNALKGLPGPYIKWFLEKLGPEGLPKLISAWDDKSAEAVCTFAYCEGDCEDSQVILFQGITKGQIVEPRGPRDFGWDPVFLPESYDKTYAELPKEEKNKISHRYKALDKLRKYFNEKCSATV from the coding sequence ATGTCACAACGCACCCTCACCTTCGTGACGGGCAACGCTAAGAAACTCGAAGAGCTGAAGGCAATATTAGGTAACACTTTCCCTTTACAAATTGTCAATCACAAAGTGGACCTGCCAGAGTTACAAGGAGACATCAATGAAGTGTCCATTAAAAAGTGCCAAGAGGCAGCTCGGCAGCTGAAGAGACCCGTGTTAATAGAAGATACGTCTTTATGTTTTAATGCCTTAAAGGGACTGCCTGGACCTTACATCAAATGGTTCCTTGAAAAACTAGGACCGGAAGGACTGCCTAAGCTAATTAGTGCCTGGGATGACAAGTCAGCTGAGGCTGTATGCACCTTTGCATATTGCGAGGGTGACTGTGAGGACTCACAAGTAATCCTATTCCAAGGAATCACCAAAGGACAAATTGTAGAACCGAGGGGACCTAGGGACTTTGGATGGGACCCTGTCTTTCTACCTGAAAGTTATGACAAAACATATGCAGAACTACCAAAGgaagagaaaaataaaatttctcatAGATATAAAGCTTTAGACAAACTTAGAaagtattttaatgaaaaatgCTCTGCAACTGTTTAG
- the LOC105386307 gene encoding 26S proteasome non-ATPase regulatory subunit 7, with protein sequence MPVQEVVTTKVVVHPLVLLSVVDHFNRMGKIGNQKRVVGVLLGCWRAKGVLDVSNSFAVPFDEDDKDKSVWFLDHDYLENMYGMFKKVNAREKVVGWYHTGPKLHQNDVAINELIRRYCPNSVLVIIDAKPKDLGLPTEAYRAVEEVHDDGTPTTRTFEHVPSEIGAEEAEEVGVEHLLRDIKDTTVGSLSQQITNQLLGLRGLTSQLNEIRDYLMQVGQGTLPINHQIIYQLQDIFNLLPDIANDNFIDNLYIKTNDQSLVVYLAALVRSIIALHNLINNKITNKDAEEGKKDEAKDKKEKEDKSKDKDDKAKGDKKEKDEKKK encoded by the exons ATGCCGGTTCAAGAAGTAGTAACTACGAAAGTGGTAGTCCATCCTTTAGTGCTACTTAGCGTCGTGGATCATTTTAACCGAATGGGCAAAATTGGTAACCAAAAGCGAGTCGTCGGCGTCCTACTGGGCTGCTGGAGAGCTAAGGGGGTTCTAGATGTATCAAATAGTTTTGCAG TACCATTTGATGAAGATGACAAAGACAAGTCCGTCTGGTTCCTGGACCACGACTACCTGGAGAACATGTATGGGATGTTCAAGAAGGTAAATGCGAGGGAGAAGGTTGTTGGCTGGTACCACACCGGACCCAAGCTGCACCAGAATGATGTAGCCATCAATGAACTGATCCGCCGCTACTGCCCCAACTCTGTACTGGTCATCATTGACGCCAAGCCTAAAGACCTAGGACTACCTACGGAGGCTTACCGGGCTGTTGAGGAAGTCCATGATGATGGCACCCCCACAACCAGGACATTTGAGCATGTGCCCAGCGAAATAGGAGCCGAGGAAGCTGAGGAGGTTGGTGTCGAGCATTTACTCAGAGACATTAAAGATACAACTGTTGGCAGTTTATCTCAACAGATCACAAACCAGCTGCTGGGTCTGCGCGGGCTCACCTCCCAGCTGAACGAGATTAGAGACTACCTCATGCAAGTAGGACAAGGCACATTGCCTATCAACCATCAAATCATATATCAACTGCAGGACATCTTCAATCTCTTACCTGATATTGCCAATGACAACTTCATTGATAATCTCTACATCAAGACCAATGATCAGTCTCTTGTAGTATACCTAGCAGCACTGGTAAGATCCATCATTGCCCTTCACAATCTcatcaacaacaaaataacaaacaaagaTGCTGAAGAAGGCAAGAAGGATGAAGCTAAAGATAAGAAAGAGAAAGAAGATAAGAGCAAGGACAAGGATGACAAAGCAAAAGgagacaaaaaagaaaaagatgAAAAGAAGAAGTAA
- the LOC105386309 gene encoding protein artichoke, which produces MDSRENLVLWLLLVILTRVSGQASLCPSPETILPCICTSRNEDIQIWCTHSDLPQVLKGVQRVGDYIRKPIDELIIENNYLPSLPGKIFQNVKILRLMLRHNGLERLSVGWLETQELNLVEIFLVENDLKSLPGESLQKLSNLQAITIQAQNLKRIPVLAKLPKLKYVNIQSENLNTINEHTFENLPSLERLYIHGSANLRTLKENSFYNLPKLKKLEITNCGVNIIHMRALSLLPSLKELSFSSNKLMDATMVGRATRDLPSLSALNLNDNEIDKLNEGAFVDQPMLENLILSNNNINIIHHGAFHRVPKLRVVDLNYNRINRIHPESFLQQSSSGVEELNLIGNQITHISEFRALLDALPRLRFLDLSENLLQEIPRGALRGHPSLERLHLNKNNIKFIQADAFVAMPALRELHLSYNSLSDYNEGPFWNLPALKGLDLSHNFFQRLQPKLLYNLPALRRINLSSNQLAMIDPITFIETPLLEYVNISGNSLVSIHPATFRNLENLYEVDASANKLIEFVPGLPRGLEQLFLQRNQITNLPMPPSPDFDLPALRILDISSNGIQKIPHGCMRTLHNLRRLYMKRNGLRQIDVSTFSDLEKIELLDLGDNQIISVHPKSFKNLIRLKQVNLHGNTIENFDFMVIQDNAALSTLDFSKNRLKTINPTIVSNALDVEVFNISSNSLLELPVTLNVLPKLKILDASYNHIKHFDGNVLNNLNTLLEFKMPHNRLVELRSGSFEGLKDLTTIDLDNNQIEIMHPKAISNLPNVVSIYLSRNHIIDIPDRVFSNLPKLRIIEFQGNRLQFISLRAFENVPLVQYLNLSNNQLTSIANTGLSQLISLEVLDLSFNKLTKISRSSFQYMEWLVEVNLDNNMICSVSGQPFDYMPRLKVLSLKNNKLAAISETTFAKLRNNIAIFDLDGNPLICNCKLIWFKSWLSESTSIGPKCADGTYVKGMPFSRNDCQAVDLTTTDDDPQTCLSQENDALLPNLATSQVFSSLDKIKDYTQQIKDNYHTNKINNRPSPEESEYFYDEYVDYPYNDTLVDGIYNDVQNNVNRSYISGADTPLASIVANLTADNNKNTIKNPAGSSAPSSGFTFFGMPLPTIDMGKIWSTGRKIDWPDGKGPPNVNTYPQDPPKFETGGFSPVLPTTAGGFMPMINNNQNVTNNIMVMENAPNQSIKLSTPLIETTTPSITNVHSNKTHQKYMTEIHELEAYVDDDHSKHVAYNRTKNVEEQKMDPKKLSKYNLMESNVTITQVTEKDSILITTDTTNDMSLQGWMDATTISYSSTPVTAKPPIRKHVDSQPSALSAILIPSIEEIERRNHTKRPATITKVQLPHIEHYDFRHNYSPVINREAKTRFPESLSSIGNTKTRNTDGREWYYNNYNKTNLEPYIAPGVKLMNNSKVNVEPTVVLIMFTMYLAFM; this is translated from the exons ATGGATTCTCGAGAAAACCTGGTGTTATGGCTACTACTCGTGATATTGACAAGGGTTTCAGGGCAAGCATCGCTATGCCCCAGTCCAGAAACTATACTACCCTGTATTTGCACAAGCCGGAATGAGGATATCCAAATATG gtgTACCCACAGCGACTTGCCTCAAGTCCTGAAAGGAGTTCAAAGAGTTGGCGACTACATCAGAAAGCCTATTGATGAACTCATAATTGAAAACAACTATTTACCTTCACTGCCAGGCAAAATATTTCAGAACGTAAAAATTCTTAGATTAATGCTACGACATAATGGCCTAGAAAGACTATCAGTCGGCTGGTTGGAAACACAAGAGTTGAATTTAGTTGAAATTTTCCTAGTCGAGAATGATTTGAAGAGTCTACCGGGTGAAAGCTTGCAGAAATTGTCGAACCTTCAAGCAATAACTATCCAGGCACAAAACCTCAAGAGGATTCCTGTCCTAGCGAAGCTTCCGAAACTAAAATATGTTAATATTCAGTCagaaaacttaaatactataaatGAACACACATTCGAAAACTTGCCCAGTCTTGAGAGACTTTATATTCACGGAAGTGCTAACTTACGGACACTAAAAGAAAActctttttataatttaccgAAGCTGAAGAAATTAGAAATTACGAATTGTGGTGTTAATATTATACACATGAGGGCTTTATCTCTTCTACCATCTTTAAAAGAACTATCATTTAGTAGCAATAAATTAATGGACGCCacaatggttggcagggctaCCAGAGATTTGCCGAGCCTCTCAGCATTAAATCTAAATGACAACGAAATTGATAAGCTAAACGAAGGTGCATTCGTCGATCAGCCGATGTTAGAAAACTTAATTTTGtctaacaataatattaacattattCATCATGGCGCTTTCCACAGAGTGCCAAAGTTAAGGGTGGTcgatttaaattataataggaTAAACAGAATACACCCCGAATCATTTCTGCAGCAATCAAGCAGCGGTGTGGAGGAACTCAACTTAATTGGCAATCAGATAACTCATATATCAGAATTCCGTGCTTTGTTAGATGCTCTACCACGGCTCCGATTTCTGGACTTGAGTGAAAACCTGCTCCAAGAGATCCCCAGAGGAGCATTAAGGGGTCACCCCAGCTTAGAACGACTGCATTTGAACAAAAATAACATCAAATTTATTCAAGCTGATGCTTTTGTTGCCATGCCAGCCCTAAGAGAGTTACATCTTAGCTACAACTCGTTGAGTGACTATAATGAAGGTCCATTTTGGAATTTGCCGGCGTTAAAAGGGTTGGATTTATCTCATAACTTTTTTCAACGATTACAACCGAAACTGCTGTATAATTTACCAGCATTGAGAAGAATCAACCTCAGTAGTAATCAATTGGCTATGATAGATCCGATTACATTTATTGAGACGCCGCTGTTGGAATACGTCAATATATCTGGGAATTCTTTGGTATCAATTCATCCGGCTACTTTTCGAAATTTGGAAAATCTGTATGAAGTGGACGCCAGCGCTAACAAATTAATAGAGTTTGTGCCAGGATTACCGCGAGGATTAGAACAATTGTTTTTACAAAGAAATCAAATCACTAATTTGCCGATGCCACCGTCACCTGATTTTGATCTACCTGCTTTAAGAATACTGGATATTTCAAGCAATGGAATTCAGAAAATTCCTCATGGGTGCATGAGAACTCTCCACAACTTGAGACGACTTTATATGAAAAGAAATGGCCTTAGGCAAATTGACGTATCGACGTTTAGCGACCTAGAAAAAATAGAGCTGTTAGACTTGGGAGACAATCAAATTATATCTGTTCACCCAAAGAGCTTCAAAAATCTCATTCGCCTAAAACAAGTCAATCTCCACGGAAACACTATAGAAAACTTTGATTTTATGGTTATACAAGACAATGCGGCATTATCCACCTTGGACTTCAGTAAGAACCGGCTAAAGACTATAAATCCTACTATCGTAAGCAATGCCCTAGATGTTGAAGTTTTCAATATATCATCAAATAGTTTGCTGGAACTGCCTGTTACACTAAATGTACTGccaaagttaaaaatattggACGCCAGTTACAATCACATAAAACATTTTGACGGAAATGTGCTAAATAATTTGAACACTTTGTTGGAATTCAAAATGCCTCACAACAGATTGGTGGAATTAAGATCGGGAAGTTTTGAGGGTCTAAAAGATCTCACTACAATAGACCTAGACAACAACCAGATAGAGATCATGCATCCAAAAGCAATTTCCAACCTACCCAATGTTGTATCGATTTATTTGAGCCGAAACCATATTATCGATATTCCAGATCGAGTATTTTCTAATCTACCTAAATTGAGAATAATAGAGTTCCAAGGAAATAGATTACAGTTCATATCGCTAAGAGCTTTCGAAAATGTTCCCTTGGTACAgtatttgaatttaagtaataaTCAATTAACGAGTATCGCAAATACAGGACTTTCACAGTTGATTTCTTTAGAAGTTTTAGATTTGAGTTTTAACAAACTAACCAAAATATCGAGGAGTTCGTTTCAGTATATGGAATGGTTAGTTGAAGTCAATTTAGATAACAACATGATTTGTTCTGTGTCTGGCCAACCATTTGACTACATGCCGAGATTAAAGGTACTATCCTTAAAGAACAATAAACTGGCTGCAATATCTGAAACTACATTCGCAAAACTAAGAAATAACATAGCGATATTTGACCTTGATG GTAATCCATTGATATGCAACTGTAAATTGATATGGTTTAAGTCATGGTTATCTGAATCCACGTCCATAGGGCCGAAATGCGCCGATGGCACCTACGTAAAAGGTATGCCCTTCTCAAGAAATGATTGCCAAGCTGTGGACTTGACTACTACAGACGATGATCCGCAAACCTGCCTGTCACAAGAAAATGATGCCCTGTTACCAAACTTGGCCACATCGCAAGTCTTCTCATCTTTagacaaaataaaagattaCACGCAACAAATCAAGGACAATTACCACACAAATAAAATCAACAACAGACCGTCTCCAGAGGAATCCGAATATTTCTACGACGAATATGTTGATTATCCATACAACGACACACTTGTTGACGGCATATACAATGACGTACAAAATAACGTAAATCGATCATATATTAGCGGAGCGGATACTCCACTGGCGTCAATAGTGGCTAATCTTACAGCTGATAACAATAAGAATACCATTAAAAATCCTGCAGGTAGCAGTGCGCCAAGTAGTGGCTTCACCTTCTTTGGAATGCCTTTACCTACAATAGATATGGGCAAGATTTGGAGCACTGGTCGTAAAATTGACTGGCCTGATGGGAAAGGCCCACCCAATGTTAATACATATCCTCAAGACCCGCCTAAGTTTGAAACTGGAGGATTTTCTCCTGTACTCCCAACAACTGCTGGAGGATTCATGccaatgataaataataatcaaaatGTCACAAACAATATTATGGTTATGGAAAATGCTCCAAATCAGTCCATTAAATTATCGACTCCACTTATAGAGACTACTACTCCATCCATCACAAATGTCCATAGTAATAAAACACATCAAAAATATATGACAGAAATTCATGAGCTTGAGGCCTATGTAGATGATGATCACAGTAAACATGTAGCTTACAATAGAACAAAAAATGTGGAAGAACAAAAAATGGATCCCAAAAAGTTGAGCAAATATAACCTTATGGAATCTAATGTGACAATAACACAGGTTACAGAAAAAGATAGCATTCTAATAACTACAGATACAACAAATGATATGTCTTTACAGGGTTGGATGGATGCAACTACTATTTCTTACTCATCCACCCCTGTTACTGCTAAGCCACCAATCAGGAAACATGTGGACAGCCAGCCATCAGCACTGTCAGCTATTCTGATCCCAAGTATTGAAGAAATTGAAAGAAGAAATCATACTAAAAGACCAGCCACCATAACCAAAGTACAGTTGCCACATATTGAACATTATGATTTTAGACATAATTACTCCCCAGTTATAAATAGGGAGGCTAAAACTAGGTTCCCTGAAAGCCTAAGTAGTATTGGAAACACCAAGACAAGAAATACAGATGGCAGAGAatggtattataataattacaataaaactaACTTAGAACCTTACATTGCACCTGGAgtaaaattaatgaataatagTAAAGTAAATGTAGAGCCTACTGTTGTACTAATTATGTTCACAATGTACTTAGCATTTATGTAA